One genomic window of Monodelphis domestica isolate mMonDom1 chromosome 1, mMonDom1.pri, whole genome shotgun sequence includes the following:
- the SCAND1 gene encoding SCAN domain-containing protein 1, translating into MAAEPESAGPLSPAPPENEAASPVKLEEPAASRDSSKAPASLPGPVAPEASPRVPAASPPASPPAPGPAAQATSPPSPVPFPAVLEASPLAPSPAGSRPGPETFRQRFRQFRYHEAAGPREAFHQLRELSRQWLRPEVRTKEQIVEMLVQEQLMAILPEELRARRRGRRSDVRITG; encoded by the coding sequence ATGGCAGCGGAGCCGGAGAGTGCGGGGCCGCTGAGCCCAGCGCCCCCAGAGAATGAAGCGGCTTCGCCGGTGAAACTGGAGGAGCCTGCCGCCAGCAGGGATTCCTCAAAGGCCCCGGCCTCGCTCCCTGGCCCTGTGGCCCCCGAGGCCTCTCCCCGCGTCCCTGCGGCCTCTCCTCCGGCCTCTCCTCCGGCTCCCGGCCCCGCGGCTCAAGCCACCTCGCCCCCGTCCCCAGTTCCGTTCCCCGCCGTGCTCGAGGCCTCGCCCCTAGCCCCCAGCCCCGCGGGGTCTAGGCCCGGTCCGGAGACGTTCCGTCAGCGTTTCCGGCAGTTCCGCTACCACGAGGCAGCAGGGCCGCGCGAGGCGTTCCACCAGCTCCGAGAACTCTCCCGCCAATGGCTGCGACCCGAGGTCCGGACCAAGGAGCAGATCGTAGAGATGCTGGTGCAGGAGCAGCTCATGGCCATCCTGCCCGAGGAACTCCGGGCCCGCCGGCGAGGCCGCCGTAGCGATGTCCGCATCACAGGCTGA